A window of the Natronomonas salina genome harbors these coding sequences:
- a CDS encoding DNA-binding protein, translated as MSGEPTDEELDELRQKKMEQLKEQQGGEGQSEAAEAQRQQAEAQKKAMLRKALTDGARQRLNSVQMSKPEFGEKVEQQIVALAQSGRLQGKIDEEKMKELLQEMKPDSQSFDIKRR; from the coding sequence ATGAGTGGCGAACCTACGGACGAGGAACTCGACGAGCTTCGACAGAAGAAGATGGAGCAGCTGAAGGAACAGCAGGGCGGCGAGGGCCAGTCGGAGGCCGCCGAGGCCCAGCGCCAGCAGGCCGAGGCCCAGAAGAAGGCGATGCTGCGGAAGGCGCTCACGGACGGGGCCCGCCAGCGGCTCAACAGCGTCCAGATGTCGAAACCGGAGTTCGGCGAGAAGGTCGAACAGCAGATCGTGGCGCTGGCCCAGAGTGGCCGGCTGCAGGGGAAGATCGACGAGGAGAAGATGAAGGAACTCCTCCAGGAGATGAAACCCGACTCCCAGAGCTTCGACATCAAGCGCCGATAG
- a CDS encoding DUF7411 family protein: MECGLLFSGGKDSSLAALLLEEFYDVTLVTAHVGVTDDWEHAREAAESLGFAFEAIELDGDVADEAVEVMREDGFPRAGIQQVHEAALEAVAADYDVVADGTRRDDRVPTVSRAVAQSLEDRHGVDYVAPLSGFGRGAVDRLVEENLVVESGPSEAIPKGDYETELRARIRQRWGESVVDEVFPDHEQTRVVGRAGPDA; encoded by the coding sequence ATGGAGTGCGGACTGCTGTTCAGCGGGGGGAAGGACTCGTCGCTGGCCGCCCTGTTGCTCGAGGAGTTCTACGACGTGACGCTCGTCACCGCCCACGTCGGCGTGACCGACGACTGGGAGCACGCGCGCGAGGCGGCCGAGTCCCTCGGCTTCGCCTTCGAGGCGATCGAACTCGACGGCGACGTCGCCGACGAGGCCGTCGAGGTGATGCGCGAAGACGGTTTCCCGCGGGCGGGCATCCAGCAGGTCCACGAGGCGGCCCTGGAGGCCGTCGCCGCGGACTACGACGTCGTCGCCGACGGCACTCGCCGGGACGACCGGGTGCCGACGGTCTCGCGGGCGGTCGCCCAGAGCCTTGAGGACCGCCACGGCGTCGACTACGTCGCGCCGCTGTCGGGGTTCGGCCGCGGCGCGGTCGACCGACTCGTCGAGGAGAACCTGGTCGTCGAGTCGGGGCCCAGCGAGGCGATCCCGAAGGGCGACTACGAGACCGAACTCAGGGCGCGCATCCGCCAGCGGTGGGGCGAGTCGGTCGTCGACGAGGTGTTCCCGGACCACGAGCAGACGCGGGTCGTCGGCCGCGCCGGTCCCGACGCCTGA
- the hmgA gene encoding hydroxymethylglutaryl-CoA reductase (NADPH), which translates to MDAEDLAGRVQDGELRLHELEQHADPDVAAEARRLLLTEETEADLDAVGAYTFDAADAEPNVENMLGAAQVPMGVVGPVRIDGGAVDGAKYLPLATTEGALVASVNRGCAAIRAADGATARVLKNAMTRAPVFRVADVGEASEVASWVRDNVGTLAEAAESTTNHGELRDVTPYVVGDNVFLRFAYDTKDAMGMNMATIATEAACDVVTDETPAELVALSGNLCSDKKPAAVNSVQGRGRTVAADVEISRDVVESYFKTTPEAIAEANTRKNHVGSAKAGSLGFNAHAANTVAAAFLATGQDIAQVVEGSNAITTADVRDGDLYASLTIASLEVGTVGGGTKLPTQAESLDVVGVRGGGDPAGSNADALAEVICTAALAGELSLLGALASDHLASAHEELGR; encoded by the coding sequence ATGGACGCCGAGGACCTCGCCGGACGGGTGCAGGACGGCGAGCTGCGCCTGCACGAACTCGAACAGCACGCCGACCCGGACGTCGCCGCCGAGGCCCGCCGCCTGCTCCTGACCGAGGAGACCGAGGCCGACCTCGACGCCGTCGGCGCCTACACCTTTGACGCCGCGGACGCCGAACCGAACGTCGAGAACATGCTCGGCGCCGCGCAGGTACCGATGGGCGTCGTCGGCCCGGTCCGCATCGACGGCGGGGCCGTCGACGGCGCGAAGTACCTCCCGCTGGCGACGACGGAGGGGGCGCTCGTCGCGTCGGTCAACCGCGGCTGTGCGGCCATCCGGGCCGCCGACGGCGCCACCGCGCGGGTGCTGAAGAACGCGATGACCCGCGCGCCGGTCTTCCGCGTCGCCGACGTCGGCGAGGCCAGCGAGGTCGCCTCGTGGGTCCGGGACAACGTCGGGACGCTGGCCGAGGCCGCCGAGTCGACGACGAATCACGGCGAGTTGCGCGACGTCACGCCGTACGTCGTCGGCGACAACGTCTTCCTCCGGTTCGCCTACGACACCAAGGACGCGATGGGGATGAACATGGCCACCATCGCGACGGAGGCCGCCTGCGACGTCGTGACCGACGAGACGCCGGCCGAACTGGTCGCGCTCTCCGGGAACCTCTGTTCCGACAAGAAGCCCGCGGCGGTCAACAGCGTCCAGGGCCGTGGCCGGACCGTCGCCGCGGACGTCGAGATTTCCCGGGACGTCGTCGAGAGCTACTTCAAGACGACGCCGGAGGCCATCGCGGAGGCCAACACCCGCAAGAACCACGTCGGCTCCGCGAAGGCCGGCTCGCTGGGGTTCAACGCCCACGCGGCGAACACGGTCGCGGCGGCGTTCCTCGCCACCGGCCAGGACATCGCCCAGGTCGTCGAGGGGAGCAACGCCATCACGACCGCCGACGTGAGGGACGGCGACCTCTACGCCAGCCTCACCATCGCGTCGCTGGAGGTCGGCACGGTCGGCGGCGGGACGAAGCTCCCGACGCAGGCGGAGTCGCTCGACGTGGTCGGCGTCCGCGGCGGCGGCGACCCCGCCGGCTCGAACGCCGACGCGCTCGCGGAGGTCATCTGCACTGCCGCGCTGGCCGGCGAGCTCTCCCTGCTCGGCGCGCTTGCCTCCGACCACCTCGCCTCCGCCCACGAGGAACTGGGGCGGTAG
- a CDS encoding lysylphosphatidylglycerol synthase transmembrane domain-containing protein, with amino-acid sequence MDLDARATAAGFVGAIVVLAILAVLVGVEKLVDALSMADPATVAAVVGMAVVWLTAWAFALRAVLRALDASISRLSVIAVYAGALFANNVTPFGQAGGEPISALLISEAAGTEYETALAAIASADSLNFVPSTGLALVGVTYFSVAAAAGDRLQYATVAVVAMAVALPVVGYLAWTNRTRLERAVDGAITPLAQTVGRRVPRLEAPSEGAVAARIDGFFRAIEAVATDRWTVLIAFGFSTIGWAAQAVALWLSLQAVGVAAPFAAVLVAVPVGAIAGVTPLPGGLGGVEATLVALLVPLAGVSAATAAAAVVLHRGAIYWLPTLVGGGVASALGAGRV; translated from the coding sequence ATGGACCTCGACGCCCGGGCGACCGCGGCCGGCTTCGTCGGTGCGATCGTGGTGCTCGCGATTCTCGCGGTGCTCGTCGGGGTGGAGAAACTGGTCGACGCGCTGTCGATGGCCGACCCCGCCACCGTCGCCGCCGTCGTGGGCATGGCCGTCGTCTGGCTGACGGCCTGGGCCTTCGCGCTGCGGGCCGTCCTCCGCGCCCTCGACGCGTCGATCTCCCGGCTCTCCGTGATCGCGGTCTACGCCGGCGCACTGTTCGCCAACAACGTCACGCCGTTCGGCCAGGCCGGCGGCGAACCGATCAGCGCGCTGCTCATCTCCGAGGCCGCCGGCACCGAGTACGAGACCGCGCTCGCGGCCATCGCCAGCGCGGACTCGCTGAACTTCGTCCCGTCGACGGGACTGGCGCTGGTCGGCGTCACCTACTTCTCTGTGGCCGCGGCCGCGGGTGACCGACTCCAGTACGCGACCGTCGCCGTCGTCGCGATGGCGGTCGCACTCCCCGTCGTCGGTTACCTGGCCTGGACGAACCGCACCCGGCTGGAACGCGCCGTCGACGGGGCGATCACGCCGCTGGCCCAGACCGTCGGGCGGCGCGTCCCCCGACTCGAGGCGCCGAGCGAGGGCGCCGTCGCGGCCCGCATCGACGGCTTCTTCCGCGCCATCGAGGCCGTCGCCACCGACCGGTGGACGGTGCTGATCGCCTTCGGCTTCTCGACCATCGGGTGGGCCGCCCAGGCCGTCGCGCTGTGGCTGTCGCTGCAGGCGGTCGGCGTCGCGGCGCCGTTCGCGGCCGTCCTCGTGGCCGTCCCGGTCGGCGCCATCGCCGGCGTCACGCCGCTGCCGGGCGGGCTCGGCGGCGTCGAGGCGACGCTGGTCGCGCTCCTCGTCCCGCTGGCCGGCGTCAGTGCCGCGACGGCCGCGGCGGCGGTCGTCCTCCACCGCGGGGCCATCTACTGGCTCCCGACGCTCGTCGGCGGCGGCGTCGCCTCGGCGCTCGGCGCCGGCCGCGTGTGA
- a CDS encoding DUF7123 family protein produces the protein MSATTEPATESKESRLRNYLRQRAEDGEVYIKSKFIADDVGLSPKEIGALMVKLCDSAHELEIEKWSYTSATTWRVSRP, from the coding sequence ATGAGCGCAACAACGGAACCCGCCACGGAAAGCAAGGAATCGCGTCTCCGGAACTACCTGCGTCAGCGCGCCGAGGACGGCGAGGTGTACATCAAGAGCAAGTTCATCGCCGACGACGTCGGCCTCTCGCCGAAGGAGATCGGCGCGCTGATGGTCAAGCTCTGCGATTCCGCCCACGAACTCGAGATCGAGAAGTGGTCGTACACCTCCGCGACCACGTGGCGCGTCTCCCGCCCGTAA
- a CDS encoding DUF5817 domain-containing protein has translation MYSVVGCKECHNLWIVENRPETTQCRRCGRRHQFKKLKKFAETETSDAAARVRSSMLARRSDDGEFVDPDEIDLEGVGVSDEEFLSASGLDADEVSEAGERATQSGGSRSRKQVVLDALDEQERPTAEDVVTYATDAGVPESYVERTLEKLERAGEVTVTDGVYRRL, from the coding sequence ATGTACTCGGTCGTCGGCTGCAAGGAGTGCCACAACCTCTGGATCGTCGAGAACCGCCCGGAGACGACGCAGTGTCGCCGGTGTGGACGACGTCACCAGTTCAAGAAGCTGAAGAAGTTCGCGGAGACGGAGACCTCCGACGCCGCCGCCCGCGTCCGCAGTTCGATGCTCGCGCGGCGCTCCGACGACGGCGAGTTCGTCGACCCCGACGAGATCGACCTCGAGGGCGTCGGCGTCAGCGACGAGGAGTTCCTCTCGGCCTCCGGACTGGACGCCGACGAGGTCTCCGAGGCCGGCGAGCGGGCGACCCAGAGCGGGGGCTCGCGGAGCCGCAAGCAGGTCGTCCTCGACGCCCTCGACGAGCAGGAGCGTCCGACGGCCGAGGACGTCGTTACGTACGCGACCGACGCCGGCGTCCCGGAGTCCTACGTCGAGCGCACCCTGGAGAAGCTCGAACGCGCCGGCGAGGTGACCGTCACCGACGGCGTCTACCGGAGGCTCTGA
- a CDS encoding molybdopterin synthase: MYAFAVLGDGAEDALERLLPELDGRVGTVRVGARSTDGGVAAVHGDTEYVLDDGWRASGDGLTLGETLDRLAPNHDYAAVIGTADGDLPAIVVDGHPDDQAEPLVAVDDAADLDADAVVDTIRATEPHETLESLVADIKRSSKADYAGAIATFTGRVRAKEDADDERTRFLEFEKYEGVAEERMRTIESELEERDGILDVRLHHRTGRIPDGEDIVFVVVLAGHRREAFRAVEDGIDRLKDEVPLFKKEVTEGDTFWVHEREEARGGSE, from the coding sequence ATGTACGCGTTCGCGGTCCTCGGGGACGGCGCCGAGGACGCACTCGAGCGGCTGCTCCCCGAACTCGACGGCCGGGTCGGGACGGTTCGCGTGGGAGCCCGGAGCACCGACGGCGGCGTGGCTGCGGTGCACGGAGACACCGAGTACGTCCTCGACGACGGCTGGCGGGCCTCCGGCGACGGCCTCACCCTCGGAGAGACCCTCGACAGGCTGGCGCCGAACCACGACTACGCCGCAGTGATCGGCACCGCGGATGGGGACCTCCCCGCAATCGTCGTCGACGGCCACCCGGACGACCAGGCGGAGCCCCTCGTGGCGGTCGACGACGCGGCGGACCTCGATGCGGATGCCGTGGTCGACACGATCCGTGCGACGGAACCACACGAGACTCTCGAGTCTCTCGTCGCCGACATCAAGCGGTCCTCGAAGGCCGACTACGCCGGCGCCATCGCCACGTTCACCGGCCGCGTCCGCGCGAAGGAGGACGCCGACGACGAGCGGACCCGCTTCCTGGAGTTCGAGAAGTACGAGGGCGTCGCCGAAGAACGGATGCGGACCATCGAGTCGGAACTCGAGGAACGGGACGGCATCCTCGACGTGCGCCTACACCACCGTACGGGGCGCATACCGGACGGCGAGGACATCGTGTTCGTCGTCGTGCTCGCCGGCCACCGCAGGGAAGCGTTCCGGGCTGTGGAGGACGGTATCGACCGTCTGAAGGACGAGGTGCCCCTCTTCAAGAAGGAGGTGACGGAGGGGGACACCTTCTGGGTCCACGAGCGCGAGGAGGCGCGCGGCGGCAGCGAGTGA
- a CDS encoding 30S ribosomal protein S19e, translating to MTTLFDVPAEDLIEAVAEEIADELDEPEWVAFAKTGKGRELPPEQEDFWARRSASLLRKVAVDGPVGVQRLKTAYGDSENGTTRYRVRPPNQKDGSGNVIRTALQQLEEAGYVETNKGRGRTVTGEGRALLDETAEELIEELDRPELERYA from the coding sequence ATGACGACGCTATTCGACGTGCCCGCCGAGGACCTCATCGAGGCGGTCGCCGAGGAGATCGCGGACGAGCTTGACGAGCCCGAGTGGGTCGCCTTCGCGAAGACCGGCAAGGGGCGGGAACTGCCGCCCGAGCAGGAGGACTTCTGGGCGCGACGCTCCGCCAGCCTGCTCCGGAAGGTCGCCGTCGACGGCCCCGTCGGCGTCCAGCGACTCAAGACGGCCTACGGCGACTCGGAGAACGGCACGACCCGATACCGGGTCCGTCCCCCGAACCAGAAGGACGGCTCCGGCAACGTGATCCGGACGGCCCTCCAGCAGCTCGAGGAGGCCGGCTACGTCGAGACGAACAAGGGTCGCGGCCGAACCGTCACCGGCGAGGGCCGCGCCCTCCTGGACGAGACCGCCGAGGAGCTCATCGAGGAGCTCGACCGCCCCGAACTCGAGCGGTACGCGTAG
- the lysS gene encoding lysine--tRNA ligase has protein sequence MTDGLYDLGTGEHRPFWADAAADEVEARVAERGEATEGTSGDGRPASREPDEPIVIKGGVSPSGVPHLGHFNEIMRGYFVAEALRDRGHEVRQVFTTDDRDRLRKLPRKLADLEWNVVGLGEVDAGALGRNLGRPYTDIPDPFGCCDSYGDHFTELLSRAADAVGVPIDVVSNTDLYESGEFDDAVRHVLENRETARDVLSDFQDKVDDDYVPFFARCRECGNLTETITAIDLAGEAVEYVCEDVDAGDDTIEGCGHEGTATFQEGKLPWRFEWPAQWLTLGVDFEPFGKDHAEGSWPSGERVAREVFDFEPPVPMVYEWFTLNGDALSSSAGNVITVEEVLELLEVEVLRYFFTKNPKKQRDFDVGSIDRLVDDFDRFERVYYGEVEADEDEQRRAERAYPMVVDEVADEPPVRIPYTFAAVLGMTDDRDLRVTMARRSGHLPEDADDAQIDAALARIEKARAWAVRTDNEFNYRLAEELPAVEFDPEVAAALEDLADFVEAEDPDDETLQGEIYETAKAADVEVGDLFGAGYRLFLDEDQGPRLGPFLAAMDTEFVVRRLRREA, from the coding sequence ATGACTGACGGCCTCTACGACCTCGGTACCGGCGAGCACCGGCCGTTCTGGGCCGACGCCGCCGCGGACGAGGTAGAGGCACGCGTCGCCGAACGGGGTGAGGCGACGGAAGGGACGAGCGGGGACGGACGACCCGCGAGTCGAGAGCCCGACGAGCCCATCGTGATCAAGGGCGGCGTCTCGCCCTCCGGCGTCCCCCACCTCGGGCACTTCAACGAGATCATGCGGGGGTACTTCGTCGCCGAGGCGCTGCGCGACCGCGGCCACGAGGTCCGGCAGGTGTTCACCACGGACGACAGGGACCGCCTCCGGAAGCTCCCGCGGAAGCTCGCGGACCTCGAGTGGAACGTCGTCGGCCTCGGCGAGGTCGACGCCGGCGCCCTGGGCCGGAACCTCGGGCGCCCCTACACGGACATCCCGGACCCCTTCGGCTGCTGTGACTCCTACGGCGACCACTTCACGGAACTGCTCAGTCGGGCGGCCGACGCCGTCGGGGTCCCCATCGACGTCGTCTCGAACACCGACCTCTACGAGTCCGGCGAGTTCGACGACGCCGTCCGGCACGTCCTCGAGAACCGCGAGACCGCCCGCGACGTCCTGAGTGACTTCCAGGACAAGGTCGACGACGACTACGTCCCCTTCTTCGCGCGCTGCAGGGAGTGCGGCAACCTCACCGAGACCATCACCGCCATCGACCTCGCCGGCGAGGCGGTCGAGTACGTCTGCGAGGACGTCGACGCGGGCGACGACACCATCGAGGGCTGCGGCCACGAGGGCACCGCGACGTTCCAGGAGGGGAAGCTCCCCTGGCGCTTCGAGTGGCCCGCCCAGTGGCTGACCCTCGGCGTCGACTTCGAGCCGTTCGGCAAGGACCACGCCGAGGGCTCCTGGCCCTCCGGCGAGCGGGTCGCCCGCGAGGTCTTCGACTTCGAGCCGCCGGTGCCGATGGTCTACGAGTGGTTCACGCTCAACGGCGACGCCCTCTCCTCGTCGGCGGGCAACGTCATCACCGTCGAGGAGGTCCTCGAGCTCCTCGAGGTCGAGGTGCTGCGCTACTTCTTCACGAAGAACCCCAAGAAGCAGCGGGACTTCGACGTCGGCAGCATCGACCGCCTCGTCGACGACTTCGACCGGTTCGAGCGGGTCTACTACGGCGAAGTCGAGGCCGACGAGGACGAGCAGCGCCGCGCGGAGCGCGCCTACCCGATGGTCGTCGACGAGGTCGCCGACGAACCGCCGGTCCGCATCCCCTACACCTTCGCGGCCGTCCTCGGGATGACCGACGACCGCGACCTCCGGGTCACGATGGCCCGCCGCTCCGGCCACCTCCCGGAGGACGCCGACGACGCGCAGATCGACGCCGCCCTCGCCAGGATCGAGAAGGCCCGCGCCTGGGCGGTCCGCACGGACAACGAGTTCAACTACCGGCTGGCCGAGGAGCTGCCCGCCGTGGAGTTCGACCCCGAGGTGGCCGCAGCGCTGGAGGACCTCGCGGACTTCGTCGAGGCGGAGGACCCGGACGACGAGACGCTGCAGGGCGAGATATACGAGACGGCGAAGGCCGCAGACGTCGAGGTCGGCGACCTCTTCGGGGCCGGCTACCGGCTGTTCCTCGACGAGGACCAGGGGCCGCGGCTCGGGCCGTTCCTCGCCGCGATGGACACGGAGTTCGTCGTCCGACGGCTCCGGCGGGAGGCCTGA
- a CDS encoding site-2 protease family protein — protein MTTVEPVSGLDGPPPESLRPAFRVTEIAEDDGTLVYYGRPQTEYRRLEQQLWPLFREYGYEVRLDVVSDSEPDPITGVAVSEQRQALVAEPRSVGVDGVPWTNIVMLLATIVTTLYAGTIWYYEQPIEGPLDLLAGWPFAAAVLGVLGVHELGHYVLSRYHDVQASLPYFIPVPTFIGTFGAVIKMKGRIPNRKALFDIGVAGPLAGLVAAVVVAVVGLHLDPITVPERVLTDESAIELELGYPPLLEFIAWATGEKLRYADPTLAANPVIFGAWVGLFVTFLNLIPVGQLDGGHIVRAMFGERSETVAALVPAGLFGLAGYLYLFTDVSPNAPFLWTFWGLIALGLAYVGPTTPVFDEPLDRKRMAIGALTFVLGLLCFTPVPIELVSG, from the coding sequence ATGACCACCGTCGAACCGGTGTCGGGCCTCGACGGTCCGCCGCCGGAGTCGCTCCGGCCGGCCTTCCGCGTCACCGAGATAGCGGAGGACGACGGCACGCTCGTCTACTACGGCCGTCCACAGACCGAGTACCGGCGACTCGAGCAGCAACTGTGGCCCCTCTTCCGGGAGTACGGCTACGAGGTGCGCCTCGACGTCGTCTCGGACTCCGAACCCGACCCCATCACCGGGGTCGCGGTGAGCGAACAGCGGCAGGCCCTCGTCGCCGAGCCCCGCAGCGTCGGCGTCGACGGCGTCCCCTGGACGAACATCGTGATGCTGCTGGCGACCATCGTGACGACGCTGTACGCCGGGACGATCTGGTACTACGAGCAGCCCATCGAGGGGCCGCTCGACCTCCTGGCGGGCTGGCCGTTCGCCGCGGCGGTCCTCGGCGTCCTCGGCGTCCACGAACTGGGCCACTACGTCCTCTCGCGGTACCACGACGTCCAGGCGAGCCTCCCGTACTTCATCCCCGTGCCGACGTTCATCGGGACCTTCGGCGCCGTCATCAAGATGAAGGGCCGCATCCCGAACCGGAAGGCGCTGTTCGACATCGGCGTCGCGGGGCCGCTCGCCGGCCTGGTCGCCGCGGTCGTCGTCGCCGTCGTCGGCCTCCACCTGGACCCGATCACGGTCCCCGAGCGGGTGCTGACCGACGAGAGCGCCATCGAACTCGAACTGGGCTACCCGCCGCTGCTGGAGTTCATCGCGTGGGCCACGGGCGAAAAGCTCCGGTACGCCGACCCGACCCTGGCGGCCAACCCCGTCATCTTCGGCGCCTGGGTCGGCCTGTTCGTCACGTTCCTCAACCTCATCCCCGTCGGCCAGCTCGACGGCGGCCACATCGTCCGGGCGATGTTCGGCGAGCGCTCCGAGACCGTCGCGGCGCTCGTCCCCGCCGGCCTCTTCGGCCTCGCCGGCTACCTCTACCTGTTCACCGACGTCAGCCCGAACGCCCCGTTCCTCTGGACGTTCTGGGGACTCATCGCGCTCGGGCTGGCATACGTCGGCCCGACGACGCCGGTCTTCGACGAACCGCTCGACCGCAAGCGGATGGCGATCGGCGCGCTCACGTTCGTCCTCGGCCTCCTCTGTTTCACGCCGGTCCCCATCGAACTCGTCAGTGGGTGA
- the pyrH gene encoding UMP kinase → MRVVVSIGGSVLAPDLAADRVEQHAAAIDELVADGHEVAVVVGGGDVARQYIGTARDLGATEYDLDALGIDVTRLNARLLVTALESSATPEPAETHEAARASLRRGEVAVMGGTVPGHTTDAVSAMLAEMVQADLLVYATSVPGVFSADPNVDDDAERFDTLSASELVDVISSIETTAGSNAPVDLLATKIIERSGLRAVVLDGTDPERIVAAVEGAFDGTEVVPDD, encoded by the coding sequence ATGAGAGTAGTCGTTTCTATCGGCGGGAGCGTCCTCGCACCGGACCTCGCCGCCGACCGGGTCGAGCAACACGCGGCCGCCATCGACGAACTGGTCGCCGACGGCCACGAGGTCGCCGTCGTCGTCGGCGGCGGCGACGTCGCCCGGCAGTACATCGGCACGGCGCGGGACCTGGGCGCCACCGAGTACGACCTCGACGCCCTCGGCATCGACGTGACGCGGCTGAACGCTCGTCTCCTCGTCACCGCCCTCGAGAGCTCGGCGACCCCGGAGCCCGCCGAGACCCACGAGGCCGCCCGCGCGTCGCTCCGCCGCGGCGAGGTCGCCGTCATGGGCGGGACCGTCCCCGGCCACACCACCGACGCCGTCTCCGCGATGCTCGCCGAGATGGTCCAGGCGGACCTTCTCGTGTACGCCACGAGCGTTCCCGGGGTCTTCTCCGCGGACCCGAACGTCGACGACGACGCCGAGCGGTTCGACACCCTCTCCGCCAGCGAACTGGTCGACGTCATCTCCTCCATCGAGACCACCGCCGGCTCGAACGCCCCGGTCGACCTGCTGGCGACGAAGATCATCGAGCGGTCGGGGCTCCGCGCGGTCGTCCTCGACGGCACCGACCCCGAGCGGATCGTCGCCGCCGTCGAAGGCGCGTTCGACGGCACCGAGGTCGTCCCCGATGACTGA
- the thiL gene encoding thiamine-phosphate kinase, with protein MDERAALSLVGGHVEAAGDDCAVVDDLVVTTDMLHESTDFPGGTTRYTAGWRAVAASLSDVAAMGADARAAVAAYGAPEFRDDELEGFLRGCTDVCEAVDAEYVGGDLDGHDEFTVATTAVGRTDDPVLRSGASPGDAVCVSGTFGRSGAAVRLFEDGEAERANDLFRFEPRVETGRVLAPYATAMMDSSDGLARSLHQLAESSDCGFAVKYDAVPVDPSVGVVVDDNAQRRELGLHFGEDFELVFTVPETDVERAMDETPVQISRIGTVTDDGVTMDGEPLEDRGFTH; from the coding sequence ATGGACGAACGGGCGGCGCTCTCGCTCGTGGGCGGGCACGTCGAGGCCGCGGGCGACGACTGCGCGGTCGTCGACGACCTCGTCGTGACGACGGACATGCTCCACGAGTCGACCGACTTCCCCGGGGGAACGACCCGCTACACCGCCGGGTGGCGCGCGGTCGCGGCCTCCCTCTCCGACGTCGCGGCGATGGGCGCCGACGCGCGGGCGGCCGTCGCCGCCTACGGCGCCCCCGAATTCCGCGACGACGAACTCGAGGGGTTCCTCCGCGGCTGTACGGACGTCTGCGAGGCGGTCGACGCCGAGTACGTCGGCGGCGACCTGGACGGCCACGACGAGTTCACCGTCGCGACGACCGCCGTCGGGCGGACCGACGACCCGGTGCTGCGGTCCGGTGCGTCGCCCGGCGACGCCGTCTGCGTGTCCGGCACGTTCGGACGCAGCGGTGCCGCGGTCCGACTGTTCGAGGACGGCGAGGCCGAGCGGGCCAACGACCTCTTCCGGTTCGAGCCGCGCGTCGAGACGGGACGGGTCCTGGCCCCCTACGCCACGGCGATGATGGACTCGAGCGACGGGCTCGCCCGGTCGCTCCACCAGCTCGCGGAGTCCAGCGACTGCGGGTTCGCCGTCAAGTACGACGCCGTCCCGGTCGACCCATCTGTGGGCGTTGTGGTGGACGACAACGCCCAGCGTCGGGAGCTCGGCCTCCACTTCGGCGAGGACTTCGAGTTAGTGTTCACGGTCCCCGAGACGGACGTCGAACGCGCGATGGACGAGACGCCGGTCCAGATCAGCAGGATCGGGACGGTGACCGACGATGGCGTGACGATGGACGGTGAACCCCTGGAGGACCGGGGGTTCACCCACTGA
- a CDS encoding response regulator encodes MRRQIEKGGAEAQLLVVEDNPGDARLFQEHLSEVDITNPIHHVSTIDAALDFVHQRGDYAEEPSPDVVFLDWHLPKGTGDEIVDRLNGEADTVDVFTVVLTGSMRDPDSVVPSDLGVDAYLTKPIDTDELISLVESSGELSLVELDSTSR; translated from the coding sequence ATGAGGCGTCAGATCGAGAAAGGTGGAGCCGAGGCCCAGCTCCTCGTCGTCGAGGACAACCCGGGCGACGCCCGCCTCTTCCAGGAGCACCTCTCTGAGGTCGACATCACCAACCCCATCCACCACGTCTCGACCATCGACGCGGCCCTCGACTTCGTCCATCAGCGCGGCGACTACGCCGAGGAACCGTCCCCCGACGTCGTCTTCCTCGACTGGCACCTCCCGAAGGGGACCGGCGACGAGATCGTCGACCGGCTCAACGGGGAGGCCGACACCGTCGACGTCTTCACGGTCGTGCTCACCGGGTCGATGCGCGACCCCGACTCCGTCGTCCCGTCGGACCTCGGCGTCGACGCCTACCTCACCAAGCCCATCGACACCGACGAACTCATCTCACTCGTCGAGTCATCCGGGGAGCTCTCGCTCGTCGAACTGGATTCCACTTCTCGCTGA